A stretch of DNA from Planctomycetaceae bacterium:
GCCGCGTGGCAGGCGATGTGAGAACGCCGCATCACGTCCGGGTTCGCGTTCGTGATCCCGCGGCTGCGGATGCAGTCGAAGAAGTTGCGGGAATGTGCCGACACGTCCAGGCCGCGAACTCGCTTCGACGGATCCGGCAGTTCCTTCTTTAGAGAATCCGATGAAACCACGATCTCGCCTTCATCGCCGGTCTCTACAGAACCTTCGTCGCCGATAAACCGCACCGGGCACGTGCCCAGACGTGTGATGTAGTGCGGCGACCGGTCGCCGAACGGATCAGGGAGGAAGTCGATGATCAGCTTCACGCCGTTTTCATAGTGGCAGACGATCTT
This window harbors:
- a CDS encoding gfo/Idh/MocA family oxidoreductase; the encoded protein is KIVCHYENGVKLIIDFLPDPFGDRSPHYITRLGTCPVRFIGDEGSVETGDEGEIVVSSDSLKKELPDPSKRVRGLDVSAHSRNFFDCIRSRGITNANPDVMRRSHIACHAAAISWILGRKLRIDPVTEEFIDDADANLLRSRAERDWTV